In the Candidatus Bathyarchaeia archaeon genome, GACCTCTGCACGCTTAATCATCTTCAGAACTTTCACGTCAGAAATATCCGAATCCTTAAGGTTCAGCGCGTCTCTGACGTCTTCCGCCGATACGCTACCCATCCTTTATGCAGCTCCTGTGCTTTCTTGCGGTTTGCCGCCCATCAGTTCTTTGATGCCCGCAATTATTCCGCCCACCATTGAACTGCCAAGGATGCCGAGTTCGACGTTTCCAATTGGAAAGCCGAGTCCCATCCAAGTAGCCAGTGGCGGCAGAACGAAAGCGACAAACATCAAAAGCGCCTGCTGTTTGTCTGACAACTTCATTTCTCTTTTACCTCCTTACCTTGAACACCCGCTTGCTCTGGCGTGCTTGCAGGTTTGGCATCCCAGAGCTCCCAGCCAAACTTGACCGCATTCTTGCGGAACTCCTCAGCCCGAACCAGCCCCAATTCGGCAGCTTTGATAAGGTCGGCTGGGTTTAGCTCAGGGGTTTCGGGGCTGCCAAAATTCAACCGAACCTTAGCCTTACTCGCGTCAAACCCAGCTTGAGCGACAGTTACAGCAAAAATTTCCTTTTCGACCTGACGTTTGATGTATCGCTGGACTGGTTTTATGAGCATGTCTTGAAGGTCTAAGGCTGCCCGTGCGCTTGCTTCTGTGAAGCCTGGAGTGCTAAACAACCTTGGCAGAGGCGTTTCGCAGCCCAAATAGAACTGGTTAACCATGTGGTCGATGTAATACTCAAAACGTGCCCTCGGGTCAATCGTGACTGGAAAAACGCCGACAGACTTGGCACCACTAAAAAGCCACTGGCCTTCTTCAGGGCGATTTTTTATTGCACTTTCATACTTTTTGATGGTGTCCTCTTTCTGCCCTTCCAGTTGCACGACAACGTCCGGTCCAGCGTACTTGGTGAATATGCTGGGCAAAATCTTCTCTATCTTAGCTTTCATCCAAGCGTAGGACGGGCGCTTATCGGTGTCAACTGTTAAGGTGTGCAGGAGAACTTGCAATAAGCCGACGCCGAAACCAGACGGCACATCACAGTTAAGATGCCAATGGACAACCGCTTCGGGCTTGAGTTCATTTCCAGCATTGCCGCCATAGGTGCCTGAAAGCTGGTAACCCGTAACCTTGTAGGGAATTTTCAGGTTGGGAACGGTGCTTAACCCAATTCGCTGGACCGCGTCAATGGGCATACGGAGCGCATCTGTTAGCCTTTCAGGCGTGAGTTTGAGCCAGAAATCATTGCCGCAGCCAATCAACGGCTTAGCCATTTCATTAAGCAAGCCATCTAAGTTGACGTCTTCACAGAACTTATCCACGGCTGCTTTGGCTTGGGCGGCTTTCTCGTATTTTTCATCTGCCGTGGTATAGAAGCCCATGCCAACCGTTGAAGCCGCCAACAGGTCCACGCTGCTCTTGCATGTTGGGTCACGGTCATAGAGCTTCATCACATCGGCGAGCGGAATGCATGACGTGTCAAAGAATACTCTGCCGTTTGGAGATGCAACTCCTGAAGCAGGCGCATAGGAAAGTACTTCCTTGATTTTCTTGATGACTTTGCTCATGACGTTTTAACCCTGAAGTTTTTGTTTAGCCCAAAAAAGAGGGAAAATAGATGTTGTTTGCCACGGCGTTTAGGTCATGGTTTGCTTAACGTTAGTCATGCGTGCGATAGCTTTGGAGCGAAGAATCCCAGCGCCAAACCGTGTAGTTCCACGAACACCGTACTTGCCAGTTTTGACGTCTTCCCAGTCTTCCACGGTTACGTCTCGGCGAAGAAGCATAACTGAAGCCACGCGAGTATCGATTGCGTACATTGTTCCGTTAGGCACTAGGGTGCTTGACTGTACTGTCATGCCAAGTACGCTGCCGATTGTGCCTTGTGCAATGTCTGTTTCGCTGCTTGGTAAGTAGACGGATTTCACGAATTTGTCATCGTTGAGGAGCTGGTGCAGTTGCATCTCGTTAATCGCCAGCACGTTAGGGTGCCATTTTTCTCTTCGGACGGCTTCATGCAAACTCAAAAGTGACGCCCAGCTTGCCACGGCGCCGCCGCCAGCCAGTTCAGCGCCAGTTGCCAAGTCAGCAGCCAGAACTCCTGCGTATAAGTCGAGAATGGTTTCAGTTTCTTTTTGTCCTAAAGCTCTGCCCACGTTGTCAACGGCTTTGCTCATAACGTTCCAAGTTGCATCTTCGAGGTATTCGCGGGTCCACTGGTCTGAGGATTCGGCTAGCTGGTTAGTGTAGATATCTACTGTAGAGGGTTTCTTTGCGCTTAATCTTGTAACTGCGCCTTCAGCATAGCGATAACCGACTGCCCCTTCATCGAGTGGGAAACGTTCCATCGCCTCAGTTGTTGGCATTACGGTTATGATGTTTCTGCCGATCAGTTCTGGCCATGCAGCGTCAACCATTGTGTCGTGCATTCTGCCAAGGGCGCCTGCCACATCGCTGAAAAAGGCTTCTTTGACACCCATCTGAACGAAACGTTTGAGGAATGGGTGGTCGGCTTTCTGTTTGAGTTTTTCGTAGAGTTCGCGTTGGTCGTTTGGCTTTGCCATTAGGGTTTCATAGAGTCTTGGTTTCATTGGGGGTCACTTTCCAACGGTTATGAAGATTAGGTCGCCGTCGTTGACTGCGGATTCAAGGGCTGTGCCGAGTTTGCGGTTGTAGAATATGGTGTAGGTTGCTGCTCCGCCTTCGTTGACTGCTTGGTCAACGAGTTGAGTGACTTTGCCGTCTGCGGCGCTGCATACGGCTTTGCCTCGTGTTATGGCTCCGTTGGCTACGACTTTGACTTTGCCTTTTCTGAGAACTGGGCACATTTCTGTTGCAAGAACTGTTTTTGTTGCTATGCCTATGGCGTCGTCTCCACCTGGACTGGGCGAAACCTTGTCGTCAGCGCTCAGGTAGACGGGTGAGCCTTTGGTTATGCCTGCTGCGGCTTCAAAAGATTCGATGAGGACTGTTGGGTCGTCTGTTTCTCCTGCGGCTATCGAAGCATTGTCTGTTTTATCGACCATTCAAAATCAAATCGATTTTAGGTTTTGAATTTCCCAAAGTTCGTCCTTTGGTACTCTTCCCCACAAAAGTGAGCGAAAACACAGCTAGCAGCCTCCAGCTTTTTGCTCTAGCTTTTGAATTACTCTGCGAAGTTCTTGGCACATGCGTTGAGGTCCAAGACTCCAACTTCGCTGAACCATCGGCGAAGGCAACACTGCCTCAACCATTTTAGCAGCTTCCGAGACCGCTATCACTTTGGGCGGGTTTTTGATTAAGCCGCCACCGGGAACCTGCTTACGCAAGTCTTCGATGGTTTTCTGCGCTTCTGTCAGTTGCCCTTGGAGGGTTTCGGTTTTTCCTTGCAGGTTGCAGACGGAGCTTTCGATTTTGAGTTCTCCCGCAGCCGAGCACAGCTTTTTGAGTGCTTGGGCTTTGAGTTCTGAGGAAATTTTTGTTTGGTCTAGACGTTGCAATGCAGCTATGATGTGGGCTTGGTCGAGGTTGCCTTCGGCGTTCTTATACTCTAAATGCCGTAGGCTTCGTGGTGTAGTTTTGCCCTGGTCGTCTTTTGTGCCTCCGGGTTCAATGGCTGCAAAACAATCGTCTCGCAGGTTGTTGACGTAGGCTGTGTCCCATTCTGCTTCTTGAACGCCCGCTTTTCGTAGTGCTTCCGTGACTTTGGTGTCTACGAGTTTTTCTAAGACTTGTACGTTGGTTTCAGGTATGCCTGGAACGGCGACTAGGCTTAACTCGGCATTGTGCAGTCCGTGCGGAACTTTGCCGTCCACAACATCGACCGCTTCATAGTCTGCGCCTACGCTTACGTGCTGGACTAAGCCTTTGCGGATTTTCTCGGCCGTCTGGTCATCGTAAATTTCGGCTTCATACCAGAGGCTGTGTCCGTCCCAATCCGTTTTGGTAACCTTACCGACGGCGTTTGGCACTGCAACATGCTCAATGTAGACTGGCGCGTTTGTGAGTTTGCTTGAGAAAGTTTGCAACTCCTCAGATGTGTAGATGTTGAGATTACGGCTCATGCCCGTCGTCATGGCGACACCCCTAATCCTCAGTGGCTTATCTGCCATTTTCTCAAGAACACTAAAAGGCAAAACTGCCGACAGATGCTCTACTGCATGCTTGCAGCCTTCGCACTTTTTTGTGCCGTCTTTGTTGTCTGTTTCGCTTTTAGACATTTTTCGGTCAAAGAATATGGTGGAAAGCTAAAACAGAAATAGCTTATTAGCGCATTTACGATAATAACCTATTTAGGACAATGGTTCGTAAAATAAGGCTTAAGATGAATCTTACAAAAAGAGAACGCACAATTTTGCAATTTGCACAACAAGGATTAAGCGATTATAAGATAGCTCGCAAAATAAACAGCGACCCCCCAAGCATTACGCGCTCACGGAAAAATGCGTACAAAAAACTCGTAAAATCCGTAGTTGATATAGAATGGTTAGTAAAAATTGGTTTTAACATTTCCGAACTAAGCCAATCGGCATCTAGAACCAACCAATACATTTTTTTCTTGTGAATCGCTCTTCTTTAAAAAACCCCTATTCTTAAGCCAGTTACTGTTATCGAGGGGAAATCTTTCTGTTATTCCGCCTATTTCTCAATTTAACCCAAATATTCCTTAAGATTCGGACCTGTTCAAAATTCATGCCTAAACCGTCTCTTAGCAATATTTTGTCATTGGCATCAAAAATTTGAGCCAAATTGCCTTTTCTAATATTGGTATCAATGTCGACAGGATTTAAGTGATCAATACCGACTATTGGTATAAGGAGTTCTTCAGCCTCGCTAGGTTCAAGCGTTAAGACACCACCGCCATAACTTCTGCCTTTAACTTCAGCGGAAGCAAAAGTCAAGGAATTAAGAAATGCCCCTGCAATTTTTTTCCCATCAACTCCTTGGTTGAAGTTAACCCTGTGAATGGTATCCGTACAAGTTGAGCCCGATGTGTTCAATACCATTTTTGGGTAATCATGTATTTGTCTTAGCAAAAAAGCCTCGGGTTTGTAGATGGTCGGAACGCGGAACCAGTCATCTCTACGAATCCTGCATTTGAAACCTTCATTAACCCCATGCTGCACTCCCTTTTCAATATAATTCTTAATTGCATCGGGTAAGTCTGCATATTGCGTTTGAGATGGCGCAAAAAGGTAACAAGGGTTATCCTTTTGCCTAATTTTTTGCCAATCATCCTCAGAAAATATTATGCCTTCAATATCGGAAGAGCGGCCAAAAATTTTGATTGTGTATTTTTCGTCAATTCCGATATTATTGAGTGTATTTTTCGATAAAATAAAGAACTTATTTTTCCCAGTAACTACGCCAATATCCACCGAATACAAATCACCTCCCCTTTTTATGCCCTCTAAAGTAGGTATTTTTCTAAGTAATTCTATTTCTTCGGTGTCTAGAAAATACTGTGTCCATTTTTCGGTAGAATGATCCATCGGCTTATATTTATAATACTGAAAATTCTTCGAAACATCTTCAGGTCTAATTCTCAAATACAAGTCGTTTTCATTCTTTAGTTCAATGACTCTTATGCCTTCAATTGGTCCATTGTTTCTTTCTCCCAGTAATAAAATGACCTCTTGCTGCGCTGTCGGAAAAATTAGTTTCTCAAAAGTAATAATTGTGAGTTTGCTAAAGAAAACGCTCAAAAAACGACGCGTGTCGGTGGCATACTTCACTTGAAAAAGCTGAGCAGGGATTACCATTGCTATCTTTCCGTTTTCAGAAAGCAATTGAGACGACAATAAGAGAAAAGCAATCCAGGAATTTGCGTGACCACTCAATTTAAAATCAAAAAGCTCGGAGATTAGTTTAAAAGCAATTTCTTTTGATTTCTGGGGAAAGTCCTGATAGCGGATAAAGGGCGGATTGCCCGTAATCATAGAAAATTTTTTGTTATTTTTCAGAAAAAGCTGGCAATAATCAAAAAAATCCCCGTTTAAAACAATCTTTTCAGGGTTTGCAATATCTAAATCTGATAGAAGACGTCTTGCCTTGTTCGCCTCTTCTTCAACCAGTTCAATGCCAATTAAGTGTGACTGAAAAGCGTCTTTGGGTAAGTTTATGTTAGAAAATTTTTTGCAAATTGAAGAAAGAAAAATACCGTTACCACAGCTTGTTTCAAGCACGACAGAATTACTATCAAGTCCAGCCCAGTCTATTAAGAAATCAGACACAATCTTAGGAGTGTAGAAACCTCCTCTAAGTTTGTCTACCGTAGACTTTGATGTCAGGACAAGTACCCCACAGCCAAGTAATTGATTTAAATTGGTACATATGTAATCAACTACATAAAACCTATTTGCTAGATACTCGTTATCTAATCAAAGAAAGTGGTAATGGTAAATGAGCAATAAAGGGCTAACCTTCACCGTTGATAGTTTGCTACTTGGGGAAATAGGCGAAAGGCTAGTTACCAAAAATTACATAGCACTAGCTGAGTTAATAAAAAATGCTTTCGATGCCGATTCTGAACACGTTGTAATAACAATGGAAAATACAAAAAGCGATTCTTTCAGCGATGACGGAACAATCACAGTTGCTGATTGTGGACATGGTATGAGTTTGGAACAAGTAAGAGCTTTTTGGATGAGAATCGCGACCCCAAATAAGCAAAGGAATCCCTATTCTCCAAAATATGGAAGAAGAAAGACTGGAGATAAAGGAATTGGTCGATTTGCTTGCCGAAAGTTAGCTAATAAACTAATTTTGACTTCTACTGCATTACTCCCGAATAATAAATTTCAAAAGACACAAGTAACGTTCAACTGGCCCAATTATCAGGCTGGTTTATTACTGGAAGAAGTAACAAATGAATACTCAACAATATTTTTAGAAAAAGCAGAGACAGGAACATCTTTGCAACTAATAGGCTTGAGAGATAAATGGTCGCAATTAGACTTTGACACTTTGAGGAGACGAATTGGTGAATTATCGGTTATCTCACCTACAAAACGACCAGGTTATCCTGAAGACCCTGGAATGACCATTGAAATACGAGCAAATGAATTTCGGTCAGGTGAAGGCTTCTTAGTTGAGCAGATTAAGGATGCAGGGTGGGGCAGAGTAGTTGGAAGTGTTTCGTCTCAAGGTCTTGCTTCTTTGACCCTCGATGCAAAGAAAATTGGTAAGGTTCCTTACGAACTGCCAAATACATATGCCAAAATTCCAAACATTAGTTTTGACATCGCTATCTTCTGGGATAGAACTGAATACCTGAGAGATCCTAAAACTTTAATGGGCGGCTTAATACCCCAGATTTTCAAAAATTATTCAGGAATTAAAGTTTTTTTGGATGGTTTCCGAGTATATCCTTATGGCGACCCCGAAAATGATTGGCTAAATATAGATGAAATCCAAGCAAGAAAGTTAGCCAAAATCAGTGACTACTTCAATAAAGCAGCCAATAATTTAATAGGTGTTGACCCAAATCGCGCGAAATTAAATCATCCTAGAAATCAGAACTTGATAGGCGAAGTACGTCTTTCAAATGAGCCTACTCGGCTTTTCGATGTACCAATTAACAGAGAAGGTTTTATCGAAAATGAGTCTTTAGTCGACCTAAAAAAATGCCTGAAAGATGTATTGGAATGGGTAACACTCTGGTATGCTCATTACCTATATTTGAATGAGCAAGAAACTGTACGAAAAGCTCAGGAAGAACTTAAGGATGTATTAGGCGAAACTGAAAGCCCAACAAACTCTCCTGTGAGAACTGGCCCAGAAGAAATGATTTTGGTTGATACCGCAGTCAAAACTCTTGATAGAATAACCGATTCTCTACTCAACGCAAAAGAGAGCTCAGTTGGTCCCGAGGCAAAAATACAGTACGAAAAAACAAAAGAAGCTGCCATTAAGGTTGTTCAAAACACTGTTAGCAGATTAGAAACACAAACTAACAGTTTACGTACAATTGCTTCAACTGGAGCTTTAATGTTTATTTTTACGCATGAAGCTCAGTCGGTTATTAGTAGCCTTGACACTCATGCAAACGAACTCGAAATACGAGCAAGAAATATGCCTGACAAGGAAAAAAAACTACTGTTGAATTTGTCGAAGTCTTTTAGAGAAACGAGAGACCGCTTTGACGACCAAATTCGATTATTTAGCAGGTTGTCCGATGATATCAAAAAAGTGGAGAGAAAAAGACTAAACGTTAATAACTCATTTAAACAAGTGAAAAACGTCTTCGCTGGGTTTATTAAAGATTTTAATGTAGAAATTGATGACAAAATCGACCCCTCCCATAGAACTGGCTTAATGTTAGAACCGGAATTATATTCAATACTTATTAATTTGCTATCCAACGCATTAAAAGCCGTACTAGCTTGCGAATCCAGCAACAAGAAAATAAAAATTGAAACATTCGAAAATGACGACAGTTTGGTTCTTCGAGTTTATGACGATGGCGTTGGGCTGAAGAAGGAATACCGCGAATTAGTAAAACAACCGTTAGTTTCAGACCCCGAAGGAAAGCTCTATAAAAATCTCAAGGGTAAAATAGATGAAAGAACTCTAACGGCGGTTGGTTCAGGTCGAGGGCTGGGATTAAGCATCGTTGGCAGTATCCTTGAATCATATAATAAACAGTTAAATTTCATTGATGCTGAAGAACCATGGAAAACATGTGTAGAGGTGGAATTGCCATGACAGAGAGTAAGGTAATCTGGATAGATGATGATTTAAGTCATAAAAAAGACGCAGACTTACTTGCAGAAAAAAGCGCTGACTTAAAAATAACCTTTTTTCATCCAAAAGAGTTTGTAGTGGAGGAGATGCCGGTTGATCTTTTCTTATTGGATGATAGGTTATATCAACACGAAAATGCTAAGAATGAAAAATCAAACGCGCGCGGCTTTACTCTCGCCGCTAATATAAGGTTCAGCTTTCCTGAAATTCCAATTTACATTTTCACCAAGGACTTCTTTGACCAAGGTATATTTGGCGTGTTATCTCAAGCATCAGAAAGCTTTGTAGACGAGAAAATTTATTATAAAGATGTGCAGAGACGAGGAGTAGAAATTCTACTTAACGATTCTCTCGATTATAAAAAAATCAGGTCAGTTGAAAAACTTAACTTACAACAACTTCTGAATTTATTGAACCCGCCCGAAGATATAGTTGACGAATTGAAAAATGCTTTGCCTGAAGCTTTAAGGGATGGATTACGCCCAGCTGATGACCAAGGAAAATCTGAAGGAAACTCTCTCTTTTATGGCAAATGGATTAAAAAATCGTTGCTGACTTACTCAGGCTTTATTTACGATTCGCTTTTTGCTGCAACAAGTGTTGGTTTAACCGAAAAAATGTTTTTGGAGATTCAAGATTTCGCCCCTGCATTATATGACGGGTTGTTTTCAAAATCAAGGAAACCATTATGGTGGAACCGGAAATTACGTTCGATTTTAATGACCAAAGCACAAAAGGCCTTAGATAATAAAGCCATAGGTAATCCCTTCGCTTTAGCCGAAAAAATCTTTAATCTCAAGGAAAACGAAATATTGAAGTGCGCCGTTTGTAAAGAAAAATATCCCGAAACCGTCGCTTTCAATAAAGACGATCCAAACGACCGACAGCCTGTCCATTTCTCTTGTAGCGCCGTTGATTACACAAAGGAAAACAAGCTGTTCTTTGAAGAACTAAGGTATTTCAAGTATGAGGATTAAAAATGAATGAAGCTGAGTTGACTTCATATCGAAAACACCTCATAAAATCTTTTTCTTGTATTAAAGGCAACCCAACTATCCAAAGAAACTGTTCAGAGATTAGTATTCTATCGGGAACAATTATCGATACATTAAAAGAATTAAGAGACCCGAAAAATTGGAGTTTAAAAATAGACCCCCCTTGGAAGATTCCGATTGAAAATGATGATCGCTATTTCAGTCAGAATGAAGCAATTCTGATGTTAAGTGGCATATTAAGTGTAGAAAACTTGAACTTTCAAATGTATTCTTTTGTTTCTTCGATAGTGTTGAAGTCTCAAAAAAACAATGACGCCCAAATAACGCAAATCCCACTGGAGGATTACTGCGAACATAAGCATATCCATAAAGATAGGTTAGTCAGAAGATTTCACTTTGACTTAGCTATAGGTGAAAACCAAGACAATAAGCCCGTTTCACATTTTCAATTTGGCGGCAAAGAGTACACTAATCAGTATCCATATTCATTAAATCCGAAAATTGGCATCCCCAGAATTCCCTATCCTCCAATTGATTTTATAATACTCTTTGACATGATGCTAAGGCAATTTAAAACCAAAATTCCAAATAGTTTTTATGATTCAAAAGATTGGGTGAGCTGCGTAAAGGTGAGCGAGGAGTATCGAATGAAAGCATATTATGAAGCTGTTGTGAAATATTTTGGAGTAAAAAGCAGAAAACCGTTAAGTGAAATGCTCAGCGCAGATACCTTTTTTCTTTAAAGGCATTGTTAAACAGTTCTTTCAAAATCATCCTTGCTTTCGCCCCAAGCTTCTACTGCAAAAGTAGTTAAAGCCCAATGCCAGCCCCGCTTTTCTGCAATATGTTGTCCAAACTCTTTTTCTAGCCGCCTGTTCATTCTTAAAATCCTTCGACTTATTTGATGCCGAGTAACTGCAAACTGCCTTAACCGCATTTGTAAGTCTTTAGGCAACAAGCCGGGTCTACCCGCTTCAAAAAGCAACTGTATAATCTCTATGTCTATCTCATCTCTACAAGTCACACGCTTAATCAGTGACTGCTCAAAATTGAATGAATCTTTCAGGCCAGCAAAAATAGTGCGTAACATAAGCTTGATTTCTTCCAATTCTGTTAACGTCTTCTTGAGGAGTTGATGATTGTATTTTAGGCGACCTATTTTGTCGCTTTGGGTGCGCTTCTTTTTGGGTTTCTGAACGGGTTTTTCGCTTGCTTCCATGTCAGAATGCACACTCCATGTTTTCTGCTCCATCAACACAGGGCGAAATTGACTGCTGGTAATCAGGACCAAGCAACCACAGAAAAGCGGCTTCTAAAAAGCATGGACTTTTCCCATGCCCTCGGCACATTGCTAAAAGTGCTTTTGAACAGGTTTTCACTGCCATTAGCTTAAAACTGCTGCTAAGAAACGTAGCTTTTCCCTCCGTTCTCAGAAGTCTTAGACGCCTCTTGGGTGCCGCATTCTATACTCCCGACAAGCCGTCCTAAAGCGTCAGCAACCTTAGCCAAATCGCAACCCATCTTCTCCAACTTTGTAAGACTACCAGAAATTCTCTCCAAATCGCCAAGAGCAGTTTCCACTTGGCCTTCCAATTTCTTGACCCGCTCAGGCATCAGCAAATACTCAACCGCTGCATCACGGCCAAGATGATCCAGTTCGCCCTCGTCCTCTCCTGGGCTATCATCAATCAACCGCTTTGGCGTGCTCACTTCAAAATAGCGATTCAATAAATTCGCTACTGGGTCATCGATGCCAAGTTCATGGCGCCTGTTAATTTCGCCCTGACCGAGAACGCAACCGTATTTGCTCATTAAGCCCTGAGCAACGCGATCAGCCATGTTCTTAGCCAAAG is a window encoding:
- a CDS encoding phage major capsid protein — protein: MKPRLYETLMAKPNDQRELYEKLKQKADHPFLKRFVQMGVKEAFFSDVAGALGRMHDTMVDAAWPELIGRNIITVMPTTEAMERFPLDEGAVGYRYAEGAVTRLSAKKPSTVDIYTNQLAESSDQWTREYLEDATWNVMSKAVDNVGRALGQKETETILDLYAGVLAADLATGAELAGGGAVASWASLLSLHEAVRREKWHPNVLAINEMQLHQLLNDDKFVKSVYLPSSETDIAQGTIGSVLGMTVQSSTLVPNGTMYAIDTRVASVMLLRRDVTVEDWEDVKTGKYGVRGTTRFGAGILRSKAIARMTNVKQTMT
- a CDS encoding capsid cement protein; its protein translation is MVDKTDNASIAAGETDDPTVLIESFEAAAGITKGSPVYLSADDKVSPSPGGDDAIGIATKTVLATEMCPVLRKGKVKVVANGAITRGKAVCSAADGKVTQLVDQAVNEGGAATYTIFYNRKLGTALESAVNDGDLIFITVGK
- a CDS encoding LuxR C-terminal-related transcriptional regulator, yielding MNLTKRERTILQFAQQGLSDYKIARKINSDPPSITRSRKNAYKKLVKSVVDIEWLVKIGFNISELSQSASRTNQYIFFL
- a CDS encoding N-6 DNA methylase, encoding MCTNLNQLLGCGVLVLTSKSTVDKLRGGFYTPKIVSDFLIDWAGLDSNSVVLETSCGNGIFLSSICKKFSNINLPKDAFQSHLIGIELVEEEANKARRLLSDLDIANPEKIVLNGDFFDYCQLFLKNNKKFSMITGNPPFIRYQDFPQKSKEIAFKLISELFDFKLSGHANSWIAFLLLSSQLLSENGKIAMVIPAQLFQVKYATDTRRFLSVFFSKLTIITFEKLIFPTAQQEVILLLGERNNGPIEGIRVIELKNENDLYLRIRPEDVSKNFQYYKYKPMDHSTEKWTQYFLDTEEIELLRKIPTLEGIKRGGDLYSVDIGVVTGKNKFFILSKNTLNNIGIDEKYTIKIFGRSSDIEGIIFSEDDWQKIRQKDNPCYLFAPSQTQYADLPDAIKNYIEKGVQHGVNEGFKCRIRRDDWFRVPTIYKPEAFLLRQIHDYPKMVLNTSGSTCTDTIHRVNFNQGVDGKKIAGAFLNSLTFASAEVKGRSYGGGVLTLEPSEAEELLIPIVGIDHLNPVDIDTNIRKGNLAQIFDANDKILLRDGLGMNFEQVRILRNIWVKLRNRRNNRKISPR
- a CDS encoding ATP-binding protein produces the protein MSNKGLTFTVDSLLLGEIGERLVTKNYIALAELIKNAFDADSEHVVITMENTKSDSFSDDGTITVADCGHGMSLEQVRAFWMRIATPNKQRNPYSPKYGRRKTGDKGIGRFACRKLANKLILTSTALLPNNKFQKTQVTFNWPNYQAGLLLEEVTNEYSTIFLEKAETGTSLQLIGLRDKWSQLDFDTLRRRIGELSVISPTKRPGYPEDPGMTIEIRANEFRSGEGFLVEQIKDAGWGRVVGSVSSQGLASLTLDAKKIGKVPYELPNTYAKIPNISFDIAIFWDRTEYLRDPKTLMGGLIPQIFKNYSGIKVFLDGFRVYPYGDPENDWLNIDEIQARKLAKISDYFNKAANNLIGVDPNRAKLNHPRNQNLIGEVRLSNEPTRLFDVPINREGFIENESLVDLKKCLKDVLEWVTLWYAHYLYLNEQETVRKAQEELKDVLGETESPTNSPVRTGPEEMILVDTAVKTLDRITDSLLNAKESSVGPEAKIQYEKTKEAAIKVVQNTVSRLETQTNSLRTIASTGALMFIFTHEAQSVISSLDTHANELEIRARNMPDKEKKLLLNLSKSFRETRDRFDDQIRLFSRLSDDIKKVERKRLNVNNSFKQVKNVFAGFIKDFNVEIDDKIDPSHRTGLMLEPELYSILINLLSNALKAVLACESSNKKIKIETFENDDSLVLRVYDDGVGLKKEYRELVKQPLVSDPEGKLYKNLKGKIDERTLTAVGSGRGLGLSIVGSILESYNKQLNFIDAEEPWKTCVEVELP